The Lysobacter enzymogenes DNA segment CGAGGAAACCGCGCGCAGCATCATCAGCCGCAACGACTCGCCCGATATCGCCTTCGGCCAGTCGGTGAACCCGTACCGCGGCTGCGAGCACGGCTGCGTCTACTGCTTCGCCCGGCCCTCGCACGCCTACCTGGAACTGTCGCCGGGCCTGGACTTCGAGACCCGGCTGTTCGCCAAGACCAATGCCGCCGAGCGCCTGCAGAACGAACTCGCGCGTCCGGGCTACCAGTGCGCGCCGATCGCGCTCGGCATCAACACCGATTCCTACCAGCCGATCGAGCGCCGCTTCCGCATCACCCGCGGGGTGATCGAGGTGCTCGACGCCTGCTCGCATCCCTTCAGCCTGATCACCAAGAACGCCTCGATCGTGCGCGACGTCGAGGTGCTGGCGTCGATGGCGCAGCGCGGCCTAGTGTCGGTGTATTTCTCGGTGACCACGCTCGACAACCAGCTCTCGGCGCGGATGGAGCCGCGCGCCTCGGCGCCGCATGCGCGGCTCAAGGCGATGCGCACGCTGGCCCAGGCCGGGGTGCCGGTGGGCGTGATGGTGGCGCCGGTGATCGCGATGATCAACGACGGCGAGATCGAGCGCATCCTCGAGGCCGCGCACGAGGCCGGCGCGCGCGCCGCCGGCTACGTGCTGCTGCGGCTGCCGCACGAACTCAAGCAGGTCTGGCGCGACTGGCTGCGCCTGCACTACCCCGACCGCGCCGAGCACGTGATGAGCCTGATCCAGCAGATGAGCGGCGGCAAGGACTACGACAGCCGCTTCGGCCACCGCATGCGCGGGCACGGGCCGTTCGCGCAGCTGATCGAGCAGCGTTTCCAGAAGGCGTGGAAGCGGCACGGGTTCGGGCGCTTGCCGGCGTTGGACACCAGCCGGTTCGTCGCGCCGCGCAAGCCTACGCCGCAGATGGAGTTGTTCTGAGGGCCGCGATCGTCGCGACCGGGAACAAGAGCGTCGGGGCTGAAGCCCCTCCCACAACAGCAGCCACCGTGGCTGGGGCCGCCGCCGTGGCTGGGGCCGCTGCTGTGGGAGGGGCTTCAGCCCCGACGCTTTCTTGTCAGACCGCCAGCAGCTTCAGCGCGCGCCGTCCTCGCACAGGGCTTCCGCCGACGCCGCCATCTGCGCGGCCGGTTCCGCCACCGGCCCCAGCAACGCATACACCACCCACGCCACCACTGCGGTCGCGCCGGCCAAGGCATACATCAGCCACGCGAACGCGCTGTCGTAGGCCGCGCGCAAGGCCGCCGGCGCGAATTGCGGCAACAGCGCCTGCGCGCGTCCGGCGTCGCCGGTGGCCAGCCGTTGCGCGGCCTGGTTGAGCGCTTCGCCGGCGGCCGCGCCGCCCTGGCCGAGCCGCCACTGCAGCAGCCCGGCCAGCGCCGCGGCCACGATCGCCAGGGCGATGCCCTCGCCCGAGACCCGGCTGGCGCCGAACACGCCGGCGGCCATGCCGGCGCGCTCCTTCGGCACCACGCTGATCGCCAGGCCGTCCATCAGGCCCCACGGAATCGCCGAGCCGGTGCCGATCAACAGCATCGGCGCGATCAGCCCGGCGACCTCGCCGCGACCGGCGGCCCAGCCCAGCCACGCCAAGCCGGCCGCGGCCAGCAACAGGCCAGCCGCGCACAGGGTCGAGGCGGCGACGCGGTGGTTCAGCACCGCGGCCAGCATCGGCACCACCAGCATCGGCGCCGACAGCGCGATCATCATCAATCCGGCCTCGAG contains these protein-coding regions:
- a CDS encoding PA0069 family radical SAM protein: MDSARKTQLSQARLSMQPTAIKGRGAASFVDGRFAMRTAHGEDDGWGSVYEDADLAPRPDTIVTEETARSIISRNDSPDIAFGQSVNPYRGCEHGCVYCFARPSHAYLELSPGLDFETRLFAKTNAAERLQNELARPGYQCAPIALGINTDSYQPIERRFRITRGVIEVLDACSHPFSLITKNASIVRDVEVLASMAQRGLVSVYFSVTTLDNQLSARMEPRASAPHARLKAMRTLAQAGVPVGVMVAPVIAMINDGEIERILEAAHEAGARAAGYVLLRLPHELKQVWRDWLRLHYPDRAEHVMSLIQQMSGGKDYDSRFGHRMRGHGPFAQLIEQRFQKAWKRHGFGRLPALDTSRFVAPRKPTPQMELF